From Anopheles funestus chromosome 3RL, idAnoFuneDA-416_04, whole genome shotgun sequence, a single genomic window includes:
- the LOC125768496 gene encoding protein mini spindles isoform X4 has protein sequence MEEDTEYKKLPIDERCVHKLWKARVDGYEEAAKLFRTIDDEKSPEWNKFLGLIKKFVVDSNAAAQEKGLETTLVFVENSGNAGKTVGEVMGGIVSKCIGAPKTKTKELAVQITLMYVEIEKQDTVLEELLKGTEQKNPKIVAACVSAVTLALREFGNKVINIKPIVKRLPALLSDRDKTVRDESKTLTVEIYRWIGAAFKSQIASLPAVLLAELDTEFEKIGNEKATPVRYLRSQQEKQQQIAASAVDGVEGEDDGDGTEGGDVREEIDPMDLIDPVDILSKLPKDFYDKLEAKKWQERKESLEALETLLQNPKLQPGDYGDVVRALKKVITKDTNVVLVALGGKCLAMLAKGLGKKFNTYAGACVPAIFEKFKEKKSNVVTALRDAIDAIYPSTTIEAILEDVLEALGNKNPSVKMETASFLARSFTKTLPAALTKKVLKPLIAALLKTLNEPDPAVRDASADAIGTAMKLVGEKIIAPYLTEVDALKMAKIKESCDRAVITVKIPAARKERPATAPAKAVTTIKKAPSETKVGASGSGGSGGVQRPATAATVVKKVVSGGGLKKSATGGALGGGRASAGGAKAGTSAAAPNTEKDLSQEEIDERAGEMLPPDALGGLMDANWKTRLSAVESFAGAIAGLETKPGLSQILLRSLAKKPGFKDTNFQVLKGKLDTARTVVERFGITTTTADYLLTDVTEKLGDAKNGSPAAALLTAIAEGGARLDYTVQRAMEFAFEQQKSPKVQQEVLLWVATALREFGFQVEAKGLLESARKAVQSINPAVRTAGIALLGTMYLFMGQPLTMFFDNEKPALKQQIMAEFERCAGQKPPSPTRGASAKSPSAGGDDDDDDAAEGGADEQVAPMVNVNDLLPRIDISGQITEALLTELSDKNWKTRNEGLVRLQTIIAEAKLIKPTLGDLPQVLAQRLVDSNAKIAQTSVEICQQMAIAMGPPCRQYVRAFFPGFLKGLGDGKSFIRSACLTCINTWGEQAGYKDFFDGEMIADALKTGSPPLRTELYAWLAEKLPNMPTKSIPKDELQAILPHLYTHITDRSADVRKNANDTILGVMIHLGYDAMVKALDKQKPISKKDIQAALDKTRPNLPVKQLPPAKAAPPPEEAAVTSKGGLKLKTTKTAGTGGAGGASGRLGSGSAGSDKSGSGGAGVGSAGSGGGSSRKKEEDADSLAPLLVVNGLKKQRFVDEQKLKVLKWTFTTPREEFYELLKEQMQTANVNKALMVNMFHEDFRYHLKVIDALMEDLATNEEALICNLDLVMKWLSLRFYDTNPSVLLKGLEYLNQVFQRLVDRQYMLADIEGSSFVPHLLIKIGDPKDVVRNGVRTLLRQICLLYPFSKVFVFIMDALKSKNARQRAECLDELGYLIETYGLTVCQPSQPVALKEIARHISDRDNAVRNAALNAVVQAYFLTGEKIYKLIGQLSDKDLSMLDERIKRSKKTTVLPVKKLPIPGTNLNETTIVGKESILPAVQALSSTVVGVGGVDTGADDVMDEDETLIPSHADAVAVPMNLTDALPKMDQNLVRIIRGIGNTDSYAAHAALNELTDIMQSPEKQAVLRGYEEMYIQHVLQQFKNIQQKPIAESMTIYQPLLHSIFMFFASKSLGKHLTIVSIKNIISVLLGLMADNRLVTGIDDAQFVKVVNGICLKILDRTNFTYMNCALIRLLKESCQTSCLPKFTDLQMKCIWRNVKVIPDRLAELDYEAVLLEVHEFMLALPSTWWQSRPSDMPLRTVKTIIHNMTKIKGNAILQHLNTIPTRSELHSYVLRILKNINKDATGTALVGDGEAGGNTPSLRPGTATGMMVTAQNNALNTDNNNHGGTRGTMISGDGDGNGSVVGSEYQKYIAVNASVESGADGGKGGPQNKQNPDFWMDRLNHLMKKTTVGGQPNRGVMLGTTGTQLDGTTATLGSAAVTGGGIITDENLNLNQMQGSKFSIRRGLDGMGLGHEANHTGTPVGGGTTSQRRELLQQKLEQLKQHK, from the exons ATGGAGGAGGACACGGAATACAAGAAGCTCCCGATCGATGAACGGTGCGTTCACAAGCTGTGGAAGGCCCGTGTCGACGGGTACGAGGAAGCGGCCAAACTCTTTCGCACCATCGACGACGAAAAGTCCCCGGAGTGGAACAAGTTTTTGGGGTTGATCAAAAAGTTCGTCGTAGACAGCAATGCGGCCGCACAGGAGAAGGGCCTCGAGACGACGCTCGTGTTCGTGGAGAACAGTGGCAATGCCGGCAAGACGGTCGGCGAAGTGATGGGTGGCATCGTGTCCAAATGCATCGGTGCACCAAAGACGAAAACTAAGGAGCTAGCGGTGCAAATCACACTCATGTACGTGGAAATCGAGAAGCAGGACACCGTGCTGGAAGAGCTGCTGAAAGGAACGGAGCAAAAGAATCCCAAAATAGTTGCCGCCTGTGTCAGTGCCGTCACGCTGGCGTTGCGCGAGTTTGGCAACAAGGTAATCAACATCAAACCGATCGTGAAACGTTTGCCTGCCCTGCTGAGCGACCGCGATAAGACCGTGCGCGATGAATCGAAAACCTTGACGGTGGAAATTTATCGGTGGATTGGGGCAGCGTTCAAGTCACAGATTGCTTCCTTgccggccgtgctgctggccgagCTGGACACGGAGTTTGAAAAGATTGGCAACGAAAAAGCTACCCCGGTGCGGTATTTGCGCTCGCAGCAGGAAAAGCAGCAACAGATAGCGGCCTCGGCCGTGGATGGTGTCGAGGGTgaggatgatggtgatggtacgGAGGGCGGGGATGTCCGGGAAGAGATCGATCCCATGGATTTGATCGATCCGGTTGACATATTGTCGAAATTGCCGAAAGATTTCTATGACAAGCTTGAGGCGAAGAAATGGCAGGAACGTAAGGAATCTCTGGAAGCGTTGGAAACGTTACTGCAAAACCCCAAACTACAGCCGGGCGATTATGGCGATGTAGTGCGTGCGCTGAAGAAGGTAATCACAAAGGACACGAACGTGGTACTGGTGGCACTCGGTGGCAAATGTTTAGCTATGTTGGCGAAAGGATTGGGAAAGAAGTTCAATACCTATGCGGGG GCTTGTGTTCCAGcaatttttgaaaagtttaaagagaaaaaatcgaacgTGGTAACGGCACTGAGGGATGCGATTGATGCCATTTATCCCTCCACAACGATAGAAGCTATTCTGGAGGATGTGCTCGAAGCACTGGGGAACAAAAATCCTAGCGTAAAGATGGAGACAGCCTCCTTTCTGGCACGTTCGTTCACCAAAACCCTACCTGCCGCGCTGACGAAAAAGGTGCTTAAACCACTAATAGCAGCGCTGCTGAAAACGTTGAACGAACCCGATCCGGCGGTACGAGATGCGTCGGCAGATGCGATCGGAACCGCCATGAAGCTGGTCGGTGAGAAAATAATCGCACCATATCTGACCGAGGTGGACGCATTGAAGATGGCCAAGATAAAGGAAAGTTGCGATCGGGCGGTCATAACGGTAAAGATTCCGGCTGCCCGTAAAGAACGTCCTGCAACGGCCCCGGCTAAAGCGGTAACGACGATTAAGAAGGCACCGTCGGAGACCAAAGTTGGTGCATCCGGAAGCGGTGGTTCGGGTGGAGTTCAGCGACCCGCAACAGCAGCGACCGTCGTTAAAAAGGTAGTATCAGGTGGTGGTCTAAAGAAAAGTGCTACGGGAGGTGCTCTCGGTGGTGGAAGAGCTAGCGCTGGTGGGGCTAAAGCAGGAACTTCGGCGGCGGCACCAAACACGGAAAAAGATCTATCACAGGAAGAGATCGACGAACGGGCGGGTGAAATGCTACCGCCCGACGCACTCGGAGGACTGATGGATGCGAACTGGAAGACACGTCTCAGTGCGGTAGAATCGTTTGCCGGTGCCATCGCGGGACTGGAAACGAAACCAGGCCTGTCGCAAATTTTGCTTCGCTCACTAGCAAAGAAACCGGGCTTCAAAGATACCAACTTTCAGGTGCTGAAAGGGAAGCTCGACACAGCGCGAACGGTGGTGGAACGTTTCGGCATTACGACAACGACCGCCGATTATTTACTTACCGATGTGACGGAGAAGCTGGGCGATGCGAAAAATGGATCCCCGGCTGCCGCTCTGCTGACAGCGATTGCCGAAGGTGGCGCTCGGTTAGACTACACCGTGCAGCGCGCCATGGAGTTCGCCTTTGAGCAGCAAAAATCACCCAAAGTGCAGCAAGAGGTGTTGCTGTGGGTGGCAACAGCGCTGCGTGAATTTGGATTCCAGGTCGAGGCGAAGGGTCTGCTGGAGAGCGCCCGTAAGGCGGTTCAGAGCATTAATCCGGCCGTACGTACCGCTGGCATTGCACTGCTGGGCACGATGTACCTATTCATGGGCCAACCGTTGACGATGTTTTTCGACAATGAAAAGCCGGCCTTAAAGCAACAGATTATGGCCGAATTTGAGCGATGCGCCGGTCAAAAGCCTCCATCTCCGACACGGGGAGCCAGCGCGAAATCGCCGTCCGCCGGtggagatgatgatgatgatgacgcaGCCGAAGGTGGCGCCGATGAACAAGTCGCACCGATGGTTAACGTGAACGATCTATTGCCACGCATTGATATTTCCGGACAAATAACGGAAGCGCTGCTGACGGAGCTTTCGGATAAGAATTGGAAAACACGAAACGAGGGCTTGGTGCGGTTGCAAACAATTATTGCTGAAGCAAAACTCATCAAACCGACGCTCGGGGATTTGCCGCAGGTGCTGGCGCAACGGTTAGTTGACAGCAATGCAAAGATTGCGCAAACATCGGTCGAGATTTGTCAACAGATGGCCATTGCTATGGGCCCGCCGTGTCGGCAGTACGTGCGTGCATTTTTCCCCGGCTTTCTGAAAGGGCTTGGCGATGGTAAAAGTTTCATCCGAAGCGCTTGTCTTACCTGCATCAATACGTGGGGCGAACAGGCGGGCTATAAAGATTTCTTCGACGGTGAAATGATAGCCGATGCGCTTAAGACCGGCAGTCCGCCACTGCGTACAGAACTTTACGCGTGGCTGGCGGAGAAATTGCCCAACATGCCCACGAAGAGCATCCCGAAGGATGAGCTGCAAGCTATACTGCCGCATCTGTACACACACATTACGGATCGTAGTGCGGACGTGCGCAAGAACGCCAATGACACTATACTGGGTGTGATGATACACCTTGGGTATGATGCAATGGTGAAGGCGTTAGATAAGCAAAAACCCATCTCGAAGAAGGATATACAGGCAGCACTGGATAAGACACGTCCAAACCTGCCCGTCAAGCAGCTCCCGCCGGCAAAGGCCGCACCGCCACCGGAAGAAGCAGCCGTCACTAGCAAGGGTGGACTGAAATTGAAGACAACAAAGACAGCCGGTACCGGTGGCGCTGGTGGTGCTAGCGGTCGTTTGGGATCCGGTTCGGCCGGCTCGGACAAGTCTGGTTCCGGTGGTGCCGGTGTTGGTAGCGCCGGCAGTGGTGGCGGCTCGTCGCGCAAGAAGGAGGAAGATGCCGATTCGTTGGCCCCTTTATTGGTTGTAAACGGGCTCAAAAAGCAACGTTTCGTGGACGAACAGAAGCTAAAGGTGTTGAAGTGGACGTTCACCACACCGCGGGAGGAGTTTTACGAACTGCTTAAGGAGCAAATGCAAACGGCCAACGTAAACAAAGCGCTAATGGTGAACATGTTTCACGAGGACTTCCGGTACCATCTGAAGGTGATCGATGCACTGATGGAAGATTTGGCAACGAACGAGGAAGCACTGATATGCAACTTGGATCTGGTGATGAAATGGTTGTCGTTGCGTTTCTACGACACAAACCCGTCCGTGCTGCTGAAAGGTTTGGAGTATCTGAACCAGGTCTTTCAACGATTGGTCGATCGGCAGTACATGCTAGCGGACATCGAGGGTAGCTCGTTCGTGCCGCATCTGctgataaagattggcgaccCAAAGGATGTGGTGCGGAACGGTGTGCGAACGCTACTACGCCAGATCTGTTTGCTTTATCCGTTCTCGAAGGTGTTCGTGTTCATCATGGATGCGCTGAAATCCAAAAATGCCCGACAGCGTGCGGAATGTTTGGACGAGTTGGGATATCTGATTGAAACGTACGGGTTGACCGTGTGCCAACCGTCCCAACCGGTCGCACTGAAGGAAATCGCACGCCACATTTCCGATCGTGATAATGCGGTTCGGAATGCCGCGTTGAACGCTGTAGTGCAGGCTTACTTTTTGACCGGTGAAAAGATTTACAAGCTGATCGGTCAGCTGTCGGATAAGGATCTGTCGATGTTGGATGAGCGTATCAAGCGCTCGAAAAAGACGACGGTGCTGCCGGTGAAAAAGTTACCGATTCCGGGTACGAATCTCAACGAAACTACGATCGTGGGAAAGGAAAGCATCCTTCCCGCGGTACAAGCACTATCGTCCACCGTCGTTGGCGTTGGTGGTGTTGATACCGGTGCGGATGACGTGATGGATGAGGACGAAACATTAATACCTTCGCATGCGGATGCCGTAGCAGTACCGATGAA TTTGACCGATGCTCTCCCAAAGATGGATCAAAACTTGGTACGCATTATACGCGGAATCGGTAACACGGACAGTTACGCTGCACATGCCGCCTTAAACGAGCTAACGGATATCATGCAATCGCCGGAGAAACAAGCCGTACTGCGTGGATATGAAGAAATGTACATACAACACGTACTACAGCAATTTAAG AATATCCAGCAAAAGCCGATAGCGGAATCGATGACCATTTATCAACCATTGCTGCACAGTATCTTCATGTTTTTCGCCTCCAAATCGCTCGGAAAGCACCTGACGATCGTGTCGATCAAAAACATAATCTCCGTGCTGTTGGGACTGATGGCAGACAATCGTCTGGTAACCGGTATCGACGATGCACAGTTCGTAAAGGTGGTAAACGGTATCTGTCTGAAGATTCTCGATCGTACCAACTTTACCTACATGAATTGTGCCCTCATCCGGTTGCTGAAGGAATCCTGCCAGACCAGTTGCTTGCCAAAGTTTACCGATCTACAGATGAAGTGCATCTGGCGTAACGTGAAGGTCATACCGGACCGGTTGGCCGAGCTCGATTATGAGGCCGTGCTGCTCGAGGTGCACGAGTTTATGCTTGCCCTTCCCTCGACCTGGTGGCAATCGCGACCATCCGATATGCCGCTGCGCACAGTTAAAACCATCATACACAATATGACCAAAATCAAAGGTAACGCAATACTGCAGCATTTGAACACGATCCCGACCCGTTCGGAGCTACACTCGTACGTGTTGCGCATTCTGAAGAACATCAATAAGGATGCGACGGGTACGGCGTTGGTCGGTGATGGTGAAGCAGGCGGTAACACACCCTCGTTACGACCGGGCACAGCAACGGGTATGATGGTCACCGCCCAGAATAACGCACTAAACACCGACAATAACAACCATGGCGGTACGCGCGGCACCATGATCAGTGGTGACGGGGACGGTAATGGCTCGGTGGTCGGTTCGGAGTATCAGAAATATATCGCTGTAAATGCTAGCGTCGAAAGCGGTGCTGACGGTGGTAAAG GTGgcccacaaaacaaacaaaatccggACTTTTGGATGGATCGACTAAATCACCTTATG aaaaaaacaactgttgGTGGGCAACCAAATCGTGGAGTCATGTTAGGGACGACCGGGACGCAACTAGACGGGACAACAGCAACGCTCGGTAGTGCGGCGGTGACCGGCGGTGGGATAATTACGGACGAAAATTTAAACCTTAATCAAATGCAGGGAAGCAAATTCAGCATTCGCCGAGGGCTGGACGGGATGGGGCTGGGGCATGAAGCCAATCACACCGGAACGCCCGTAGGTGGTGGTACGACTTCTCAGCGTCGCGAATTGTTGCAGCAAAAATTAGAGCAACTAAAGCAACATAAGTGA